A window from Fibrobacter sp. UWB11 encodes these proteins:
- a CDS encoding phosphoribosylaminoimidazolesuccinocarboxamide synthase: MSLKFDTPITEVPLFHQGKVRDMYDLGDSFLMVASDRLSAFDVVLPTPIPGKGKILNQLSLFWFQHLGMKNHLITADVNEYPAVLKKHADYLRGRSMIVKKAHRHSVECIVRGYIVGSGWKDYQKTGKICGHVLPEGLQLCQKLEKPLYTPSTKPDVGHDENISFEQTFDIVGEKVATTLRDMSLDIYTKARDYAASKGIILADTKFEFGEIDGETILIDEVLTPDSSRYWPADKYQVGKNQESFDKQYVRDWLETLDWGKTYPGPEIPADVVKNTLAKYEEIFVRLTGKQPEL; encoded by the coding sequence ATGAGCTTAAAATTTGATACTCCCATTACCGAAGTTCCGCTGTTCCACCAAGGTAAAGTACGTGACATGTACGACCTCGGCGACAGCTTCCTGATGGTCGCTAGCGACCGTCTTTCCGCTTTTGACGTGGTGCTCCCCACCCCGATTCCTGGTAAGGGCAAAATCCTCAACCAGCTTTCGCTGTTCTGGTTCCAGCACCTAGGCATGAAGAACCACCTCATTACCGCCGACGTGAACGAATACCCGGCTGTGCTCAAGAAGCACGCCGACTACCTCCGCGGTCGCTCCATGATCGTGAAGAAGGCTCACCGCCACTCCGTCGAATGCATCGTGCGCGGTTATATCGTGGGTTCTGGCTGGAAGGACTACCAGAAGACCGGTAAGATCTGCGGTCACGTTCTCCCCGAAGGCCTGCAGCTCTGCCAGAAACTCGAAAAGCCGCTCTACACGCCGAGCACCAAGCCCGACGTTGGTCACGACGAAAACATCAGCTTCGAACAGACTTTCGATATCGTTGGCGAAAAGGTCGCAACGACGCTCCGCGACATGTCCCTCGACATCTACACGAAGGCTCGCGACTACGCTGCCTCCAAGGGCATCATCCTCGCTGACACCAAGTTCGAATTCGGTGAAATCGATGGCGAAACCATCCTCATCGACGAAGTGCTCACTCCGGACTCCAGCCGTTACTGGCCGGCAGACAAGTACCAGGTCGGCAAGAACCAGGAAAGCTTCGACAAGCAGTACGTTCGTGACTGGCTCGAAACTCTCGACTGGGGCAAGACCTACCCGGGTCCGGAAATTCCGGCAGATGTCGTGAAGAACACGCTCGCCAAGTACGAAGAAATCTTCGTGCGCCTCACCGGCAAGCAACCGGAACTGTAA
- a CDS encoding FISUMP domain-containing protein: MRIGLVFMLLAACITVAAPAKKASAKKFKDPRDGHTYKIVKIGNHNWLAENLTYKTTKGSYCYNDDKTNCHKYGRLYTWKAAMKACPTGWRLPDRKDWNFLSKYLGSSKKNGFRVKQAGQRICFGNNDMWSPYCEETKSSFNASGKSDTHFAYEDMEKSAFFWTATEETTYIANFVTIGGYNERYAERAIEENNAFSVRCIEK; encoded by the coding sequence ATGAGAATTGGTTTAGTATTTATGCTTTTGGCGGCATGCATCACCGTCGCCGCCCCCGCAAAAAAGGCTTCCGCGAAAAAGTTCAAGGATCCGCGTGACGGACACACTTACAAGATTGTCAAAATCGGTAACCACAACTGGCTAGCCGAGAACCTCACGTACAAGACAACAAAAGGCAGCTACTGCTATAACGACGACAAAACGAACTGCCACAAGTACGGACGACTTTACACGTGGAAGGCAGCAATGAAAGCCTGCCCTACCGGCTGGAGACTCCCCGACCGCAAAGACTGGAATTTCCTGAGCAAGTATCTCGGTTCTAGCAAGAAGAACGGATTCAGAGTCAAGCAAGCGGGCCAGCGCATCTGCTTCGGCAACAACGATATGTGGAGTCCTTACTGCGAAGAAACCAAATCATCATTCAACGCGTCTGGCAAAAGCGACACGCATTTCGCTTACGAAGACATGGAAAAATCCGCATTCTTCTGGACCGCAACCGAAGAAACGACTTACATTGCAAACTTCGTGACCATCGGCGGTTACAACGAACGTTATGCGGAACGCGCCATCGAAGAGAACAACGCTTTCTCCGTCCGTTGCATCGAGAAATAA
- a CDS encoding GntR family transcriptional regulator: MLIEDVKKSIVNAGFQDGEKMPSVRKMAERLGLSVNTVHRAYKLLSADGRIQLVHGKGCFWGSAPSFEVKPEESVYSVVERLFQNDLDSGVLNAFDELPSCKELSNRYGVSPYIVKKFLMQKSSQGILRHVGHRFFFSEERTVGKSNYVLFVHRSDEFGRLKIESERESDVFRTFAQIAAEQKIAVKFIGYHEASNQFFLSDGSSYTIKNDTHCLGVFLSTWLVEDASKLFAHFAMFKNPISVWWEYAPDMVPVSARNRKKWAFYNVAFGKEAGVIVGRYLKNKNMGEVHYLSPYHASFWSKARLQGLIEAGAEVVPLVDERFASPFDLMDVAKNSGIDSQKFLDNVLGELLKSATLDKFVCSNDWVAASLIDYFKAKKLPAPYVVGFDDTIESYRYVFDSFAFNVGTMVKEAIYHIVAPTIYAEQRRQMQTPLGRVVEKH, encoded by the coding sequence TTGCTGATTGAAGACGTAAAAAAATCTATTGTAAATGCTGGTTTTCAAGACGGTGAAAAAATGCCTTCTGTGCGTAAAATGGCAGAAAGGCTTGGACTTTCCGTCAATACGGTTCATAGGGCATACAAACTTTTATCTGCCGATGGCCGTATCCAGCTAGTTCACGGTAAGGGTTGCTTTTGGGGTTCTGCACCATCGTTTGAGGTGAAACCCGAAGAAAGTGTCTATTCTGTCGTTGAACGTCTATTTCAGAATGATTTGGATAGCGGAGTCCTCAATGCTTTTGATGAACTTCCTTCGTGCAAGGAACTTTCGAACCGTTATGGTGTTTCTCCGTACATTGTAAAAAAGTTCTTGATGCAGAAAAGTTCGCAGGGAATTTTGCGCCATGTTGGGCACAGGTTCTTTTTCAGCGAAGAACGTACGGTCGGAAAATCAAATTACGTTTTGTTTGTGCACCGTTCAGATGAATTTGGTCGTTTAAAAATCGAATCGGAACGCGAATCCGATGTTTTTCGCACGTTTGCACAAATTGCCGCAGAACAGAAAATTGCTGTAAAGTTTATCGGATATCACGAAGCGTCGAACCAATTCTTTTTATCGGATGGTAGCTCGTATACGATAAAAAACGATACCCATTGCTTGGGCGTGTTCCTTTCGACATGGCTTGTCGAGGATGCTTCTAAGTTGTTTGCTCATTTTGCCATGTTCAAAAATCCGATTTCGGTCTGGTGGGAATACGCGCCGGACATGGTGCCGGTCAGTGCCCGAAACCGCAAAAAATGGGCGTTCTACAACGTGGCATTTGGCAAAGAAGCAGGCGTGATTGTCGGGCGTTACCTCAAGAATAAAAATATGGGGGAGGTTCATTACTTGTCTCCGTACCATGCGAGTTTCTGGTCCAAGGCTAGGTTGCAAGGGCTTATCGAAGCGGGGGCAGAAGTCGTGCCACTTGTGGACGAACGTTTTGCGTCTCCGTTCGACTTGATGGATGTGGCGAAAAATTCAGGCATCGATAGTCAGAAATTTTTGGATAACGTTCTTGGCGAACTTTTGAAGTCGGCAACACTAGATAAGTTTGTCTGTTCAAACGATTGGGTGGCGGCTTCGTTGATTGATTATTTCAAGGCGAAAAAATTGCCTGCGCCGTATGTGGTAGGGTTTGATGATACGATTGAAAGTTACCGCTATGTCTTTGACTCGTTTGCTTTCAACGTCGGAACGATGGTGAAAGAAGCGATTTATCACATTGTGGCGCCGACTATATATGCAGAACAGCGGCGCCAAATGCAGACACCGCTGGGTAGAGTGGTCGAGAAACACTAG
- a CDS encoding glycosyl hydrolase family 8, protein MRNIFEEIGKTPAEIEAKLNKAFTQLFEGDHDNERICFDKGNDMAYIVDIGHNDIRSEGMSYGMTVAALLGKQDLFNKLWKFAKTHMKNTEGDLAGYYSWQVSTADFTMMDPGAAPDGEEYFAAALLYAAKVFNSEEYKRDAIELINDMAHKPQAGDVYTMMDVNAGLVRFSPMKGNDYTDPSYNTVAFYRMYGEASGDAIWNKIADKSVAYLKKACHPVTGLAADYSEFDGTPKKTPWHPESDCFCGDAWRVVWNIGLDAATLQDKGERADVSEWEVSAVKKILGYLNSRRPYLADMRVDGSAFPREARPATGGLIAMNAASTVALPAGDPLIKPFAEDLWNMEIPTGLWRYYDGLLYMLGLLACSGKFNV, encoded by the coding sequence ATGAGAAACATTTTTGAAGAAATTGGTAAGACTCCCGCCGAAATCGAGGCGAAACTCAACAAGGCTTTCACGCAACTGTTCGAAGGCGACCACGACAACGAACGCATTTGCTTTGACAAAGGCAACGACATGGCCTACATCGTGGATATCGGCCACAACGATATCCGTTCCGAAGGCATGAGCTACGGCATGACTGTTGCCGCACTTCTCGGCAAGCAAGACCTTTTTAACAAGCTCTGGAAATTCGCCAAGACGCATATGAAGAATACCGAAGGCGACCTCGCCGGTTATTACTCCTGGCAAGTTTCAACCGCCGATTTCACGATGATGGACCCGGGTGCAGCCCCGGATGGCGAAGAATATTTTGCCGCAGCTCTCCTTTATGCCGCCAAGGTTTTCAATAGCGAAGAATACAAACGTGACGCCATCGAGCTCATCAACGATATGGCGCACAAGCCGCAAGCTGGCGATGTGTACACGATGATGGATGTGAACGCAGGTCTCGTGCGATTTTCCCCCATGAAGGGTAACGATTACACCGACCCAAGCTACAACACGGTCGCATTCTACAGAATGTACGGCGAAGCAAGCGGCGATGCAATTTGGAACAAGATTGCAGACAAAAGTGTTGCCTACTTGAAAAAGGCTTGCCACCCGGTCACGGGACTTGCCGCCGACTACAGCGAATTTGACGGAACGCCGAAGAAAACGCCATGGCATCCGGAAAGCGATTGCTTCTGCGGAGACGCTTGGCGAGTTGTGTGGAACATCGGACTTGATGCAGCCACATTGCAAGACAAAGGCGAACGCGCAGACGTGAGCGAATGGGAAGTTTCTGCGGTCAAGAAAATTCTCGGCTACCTCAACAGCCGGCGCCCGTATCTCGCCGACATGCGTGTCGACGGGAGCGCGTTCCCGCGCGAGGCAAGGCCTGCTACGGGCGGCCTGATTGCCATGAACGCAGCATCGACAGTAGCACTCCCCGCTGGCGATCCGCTTATTAAGCCGTTCGCCGAAGACCTCTGGAATATGGAAATCCCGACCGGACTCTGGCGCTACTACGACGGACTCCTGTATATGCTCGGGCTCCTCGCCTGCTCCGGGAAATTTAACGTTTAA
- the rpsD gene encoding 30S ribosomal protein S4 yields MSSFRGPKGKVARSLGVAVSQKTQKALDRRNFAPGQHGQTRKKSASVYKQQLVEKQRLRFTYNISEAQLAKAYKEANRREGSAGDNLMILLETRLDAVVYRMGFARTIFAARQYVAHGHFTVNGVRSFSPSRLIKAGDVVAVREQSKEHVQIKEAIASAAAAPEYLSVDLGKMQGTLVKLPLRDQIPVKLEEQLVVEYYSR; encoded by the coding sequence ATGTCCTCCTTCCGCGGACCTAAAGGTAAAGTAGCACGCTCTCTCGGCGTTGCCGTTTCTCAGAAGACTCAAAAGGCTCTCGACCGCCGCAACTTCGCACCTGGCCAGCATGGTCAGACCCGCAAGAAGTCTGCTTCCGTTTACAAGCAGCAGTTGGTCGAAAAGCAGCGTCTTCGTTTCACCTACAACATTTCCGAAGCTCAGCTTGCCAAGGCATACAAGGAAGCTAACCGTCGTGAAGGTTCTGCAGGTGATAACCTGATGATCTTGCTCGAAACTCGTCTTGACGCAGTCGTCTACCGCATGGGTTTTGCCCGTACGATCTTCGCTGCTCGTCAGTACGTTGCACACGGTCACTTCACTGTGAACGGTGTTCGTAGCTTCTCTCCGAGCCGCCTCATCAAGGCTGGCGACGTGGTTGCCGTTCGTGAACAGTCTAAGGAACACGTGCAGATCAAGGAAGCAATCGCTTCTGCAGCTGCCGCTCCGGAATACTTGTCTGTCGATCTCGGCAAGATGCAGGGTACTCTCGTGAAGCTTCCGCTCCGCGACCAGATCCCGGTCAAGCTCGAAGAACAGCTCGTCGTGGAATACTACTCCAGGTAG
- a CDS encoding endonuclease, with product MKVSAKAVALLFCVFAATSFAKVNPLAAPQHYNYRDAGKQMRRIYYGELQETLYCGCRYLDKKKVDFSTCNYKPRENPNRKSYKRTERIEWEHIVTAHNMGQHLPCWRDGGRKNCSANDTTFKIMEGDLHNLYPAIGEVNGDRSNFMFSQWTNTPEPMYGECETIVDFKDKKVQPRKEVRGLIARVHFYMEKTYNINLSKQDRKLFEAWDRAYPVTERECERDRRIFKVQGDHNPFVFEKCQEPAAPVEPVDSLKANN from the coding sequence ATGAAAGTTTCAGCAAAAGCTGTCGCTTTGCTTTTCTGCGTTTTTGCAGCAACATCATTCGCCAAGGTCAATCCTTTGGCTGCACCACAACATTACAATTACCGCGATGCAGGCAAGCAGATGCGACGCATCTACTATGGTGAACTCCAGGAAACGCTCTACTGCGGATGCCGCTATCTCGACAAAAAGAAAGTCGATTTCAGCACCTGCAATTACAAGCCGCGTGAAAACCCGAACCGCAAGAGCTACAAGCGCACAGAACGCATCGAATGGGAACACATCGTCACCGCCCATAACATGGGCCAACACCTCCCCTGCTGGCGCGACGGCGGTCGCAAGAACTGCAGCGCGAACGACACCACATTCAAGATTATGGAAGGTGACCTTCACAACCTCTATCCCGCCATCGGTGAAGTCAACGGAGACCGCAGCAACTTCATGTTCAGCCAGTGGACCAACACCCCAGAGCCCATGTACGGCGAGTGCGAAACCATCGTCGATTTCAAGGACAAGAAGGTCCAACCCCGCAAAGAAGTCCGAGGCCTGATTGCCCGCGTACACTTCTACATGGAAAAGACCTACAACATCAACCTTTCCAAGCAAGACCGCAAACTTTTCGAAGCTTGGGACAGGGCATACCCCGTCACGGAACGCGAATGCGAGCGCGACCGCCGCATTTTCAAGGTCCAGGGCGACCACAACCCGTTTGTCTTCGAAAAATGCCAAGAACCAGCCGCACCGGTCGAGCCTGTTGACAGCCTAAAAGCAAATAACTAA
- a CDS encoding folylpolyglutamate synthase/dihydrofolate synthase family protein, giving the protein MLQDGLEYLNSRLIFGMMPGLASTRKLCEVLGNPQKKFKTIHVVGTNGKGSSSYYLSGILQAHGLKTGLYTSPHLVNLRERIRVNDLPIDEESLGRLLLKVKAAAEEAQVEPTFFEVLTIVAFLYYAEQNIDVAVLEAGMGGRLDSTAVADGELIVLTSIGLEHTEVLGSTESAILKEKMGVAGSAQNILSNGHSKVFVLGGLSDSLIAEAKIYAASHGCSCVVPTIRNDIELPNLGQHYIENASLSLKAAELFLKNFDEALALKTLTTRSWAGRMQKLIDANGVTKFVLDGAHNSHAVRRLVEALDKYYPSQKFHCVFGALRDKDVGEMLKLMAPHVSHWHITRTPYPRFRELEDLQGELEKLGLNVASAGEFSREYLNEVCANVTDGSPVLITGSLYMIGATVQALKDDFDGLAFFRGMEPTTNEHR; this is encoded by the coding sequence ATGCTTCAAGACGGATTGGAATATTTGAATTCCCGGCTCATTTTCGGGATGATGCCTGGGCTTGCTTCTACACGTAAACTTTGTGAAGTCCTTGGGAATCCTCAGAAAAAGTTCAAGACGATTCATGTTGTTGGTACGAACGGTAAGGGTTCTTCGAGCTATTATCTTTCTGGAATTTTGCAGGCGCATGGCCTCAAGACGGGACTTTATACGAGTCCGCACTTGGTGAACTTGCGCGAGCGCATCCGCGTAAACGATTTGCCGATTGATGAAGAATCTCTTGGACGTTTGCTTTTGAAAGTCAAGGCGGCTGCCGAAGAAGCTCAAGTCGAACCGACGTTCTTTGAAGTGTTGACTATTGTCGCGTTCCTCTATTATGCAGAACAAAATATCGATGTTGCCGTTCTTGAAGCTGGCATGGGCGGTCGCTTGGATAGCACTGCTGTTGCCGATGGCGAATTGATTGTGCTCACGAGTATCGGGCTGGAGCACACTGAAGTTCTTGGAAGCACGGAAAGCGCAATTCTCAAAGAAAAAATGGGCGTTGCCGGTTCTGCACAAAATATTCTTTCTAATGGCCATAGCAAGGTGTTTGTGCTTGGTGGCCTGAGTGATTCGCTGATTGCAGAAGCCAAAATTTATGCGGCTTCGCACGGATGTTCGTGTGTCGTTCCTACAATTCGTAATGATATTGAACTTCCGAATTTAGGACAACATTATATTGAAAATGCAAGCCTTTCGCTCAAGGCGGCGGAACTGTTCTTGAAGAATTTTGATGAAGCGCTTGCGCTCAAGACTCTTACGACACGCTCTTGGGCGGGCCGCATGCAAAAGCTAATCGATGCAAACGGCGTAACGAAGTTTGTTCTAGATGGCGCTCATAATTCTCATGCGGTTCGTCGCTTGGTCGAAGCGTTGGACAAGTATTACCCGAGTCAAAAGTTCCATTGCGTATTTGGAGCACTCCGCGATAAGGATGTGGGAGAGATGCTCAAGCTCATGGCTCCGCATGTAAGTCATTGGCATATTACGCGAACACCGTATCCGCGATTCCGTGAACTGGAAGACTTGCAGGGCGAACTTGAAAAACTTGGATTGAACGTTGCTAGTGCGGGCGAGTTTTCTCGCGAATATCTCAATGAAGTCTGCGCTAATGTTACGGATGGCTCGCCGGTTCTTATTACCGGTAGCCTTTATATGATTGGTGCGACTGTGCAGGCGCTCAAGGATGATTTTGACGGGCTTGCGTTCTTCCGTGGCATGGAGCCCACGACGAACGAACACCGTTAA
- a CDS encoding LPP20 family lipoprotein, with amino-acid sequence MKKLIACLAVAAMFVGCSSNPPQTPQEKQASLLIEMQMQKKSYLKQHIPAGIGIGESADEQIAYEKADQNARVDLAKSIDAQTKALIKNFKEDVSDEIAEHFQSTSKTSVSQRLNGATLSDVKVETTADGKFKVYGVMTLDSDLVSEYIKMLEQQEKKEEAEKIRAAAEKAYAELDEMDD; translated from the coding sequence ATGAAAAAACTCATCGCATGTCTCGCCGTCGCAGCTATGTTTGTAGGTTGCTCTAGCAATCCTCCGCAGACACCGCAAGAAAAGCAAGCAAGCCTTCTCATCGAAATGCAGATGCAGAAGAAGAGCTACCTCAAGCAGCACATCCCGGCCGGCATCGGTATCGGCGAATCTGCTGACGAACAGATTGCTTACGAAAAGGCCGACCAGAATGCCCGCGTAGACCTCGCCAAGTCTATCGACGCTCAGACCAAGGCTTTGATCAAGAACTTCAAGGAAGACGTGAGCGATGAAATTGCCGAACACTTCCAGAGCACGTCCAAGACTTCTGTTAGCCAGCGCCTCAACGGTGCAACGCTTTCTGACGTCAAGGTCGAAACGACTGCCGATGGCAAGTTCAAGGTTTATGGCGTTATGACGCTCGACTCTGACCTCGTCTCCGAATACATCAAGATGCTCGAACAGCAGGAAAAGAAGGAAGAAGCTGAAAAGATTCGCGCCGCTGCTGAAAAGGCTTACGCAGAACTTGACGAAATGGACGACTAA
- a CDS encoding MotA/TolQ/ExbB proton channel family protein — protein sequence MNNTVPVWQMITQSDIVTMIILGILAFMSLGSWGIIIVKFFKHKSNLRANAKFFKEFGKLRHFSELQKLCTVSNDSALRLLSVEVLNEVSKFKGKVSYESLQHRASLLEDAIQRSIEGIRMDEDRYLTFLATSSNLAPFFGLLGTVWGIMIAFFQIGHHGSADLTVVAPGIAMALITTVAGLVVAIPASAGYNYFTSKNGSNETSYYNFGSQVLSLFKRGDMLAVEGVAEEEA from the coding sequence TTGAACAATACTGTACCAGTTTGGCAAATGATTACGCAGTCCGATATTGTGACGATGATTATTCTCGGGATTCTTGCCTTTATGTCGCTTGGTTCCTGGGGTATCATCATCGTGAAGTTCTTTAAGCACAAGTCGAATTTGCGTGCCAATGCAAAGTTCTTTAAAGAGTTCGGCAAGCTGAGACATTTTTCGGAACTGCAAAAGCTTTGTACAGTTTCTAACGATAGCGCATTGCGTTTGCTGAGCGTTGAAGTCTTGAACGAAGTATCCAAGTTCAAGGGAAAAGTGAGTTACGAATCCCTTCAGCATCGAGCCTCTTTGCTTGAAGATGCTATCCAGCGTTCTATTGAAGGTATTCGCATGGACGAAGACCGTTACCTGACTTTCTTGGCGACAAGTTCTAACTTGGCTCCGTTCTTTGGCTTGCTTGGTACCGTTTGGGGAATCATGATTGCGTTCTTCCAGATTGGTCATCATGGCTCTGCTGACTTGACTGTTGTTGCTCCGGGTATTGCCATGGCGCTTATTACTACGGTCGCTGGCCTTGTGGTTGCAATCCCTGCTTCTGCCGGGTACAATTACTTTACCTCGAAAAATGGAAGCAACGAAACTTCGTACTATAACTTTGGCTCTCAAGTTTTAAGTTTGTTCAAAAGAGGGGACATGCTTGCTGTTGAAGGAGTTGCCGAGGAGGAAGCGTGA
- a CDS encoding biopolymer transporter ExbD: protein MKRSRRKDLKQELNLTNMIDIVFAILIVFILCAPLMSQGVKVNLPQVKAPTMEQQKLLKVSITKNLEIFIADMQVDMESFESIFKSLWNGEMAVVINSDEAVSYGFVMKVVTQVQKLGVTKLGFLTMTPKDELVNEKK from the coding sequence GTGAAACGCAGCCGCCGTAAGGACTTAAAGCAAGAACTGAACCTCACGAACATGATCGATATCGTGTTCGCTATCTTGATTGTGTTTATTTTGTGTGCGCCATTGATGAGTCAGGGAGTCAAGGTAAATCTCCCGCAGGTAAAGGCTCCGACGATGGAACAGCAAAAACTTTTAAAGGTTTCTATCACCAAGAATCTTGAAATATTCATTGCCGATATGCAGGTGGATATGGAAAGTTTCGAAAGCATTTTCAAGTCGCTGTGGAATGGCGAAATGGCGGTGGTCATCAACTCGGACGAAGCGGTAAGCTATGGCTTTGTGATGAAGGTTGTGACTCAAGTGCAAAAACTTGGTGTGACGAAACTCGGTTTTTTGACGATGACCCCAAAAGACGAATTGGTAAATGAAAAGAAATAG
- a CDS encoding energy transducer TonB: MKRNRDHIQYFETENDGSLFKIIVCAVVFHLAVVGTLIGLNNIDLSKPAEEIPVFEMVQVDEPVQQPVAKAALPEPEPQQAPKEEPPPPAPPEPVPETTPEPEPVPEPTPEKTLEPEAPQVPEEPAPEVKPDTPEPVPVPEPKAEEKKPEEKVEKPKPVEKPVEKPVEKIAKKTVEKKKVEKKPAKKPKDDDDFNIDDLNLQKSFEMPSLKAVNPIDMDPLMQVFLERAKAKIMSNFNPPNGLTIDRDAKTTVQFTVERSGMITSVFLKRSSSNTAWDHLSMRAVKISKLPELPPTYKGASLVLQFNFTPN; the protein is encoded by the coding sequence ATGAAAAGAAATAGGGACCATATCCAATATTTCGAGACGGAAAACGATGGATCTTTGTTCAAGATCATCGTGTGTGCTGTCGTGTTTCATTTGGCGGTTGTCGGGACTTTGATTGGCCTCAATAATATTGATTTGAGCAAGCCTGCCGAAGAAATTCCCGTGTTCGAAATGGTGCAGGTCGATGAGCCTGTTCAGCAACCTGTGGCTAAGGCGGCTTTGCCGGAACCTGAACCGCAGCAAGCTCCGAAGGAAGAACCTCCGCCACCGGCTCCTCCAGAACCTGTGCCCGAAACGACTCCTGAACCGGAGCCTGTTCCGGAACCGACTCCAGAAAAGACGCTCGAGCCGGAGGCTCCGCAGGTGCCCGAAGAACCCGCTCCCGAAGTGAAGCCGGATACGCCGGAACCCGTGCCTGTGCCGGAACCCAAGGCCGAAGAAAAGAAACCGGAAGAAAAGGTCGAAAAGCCGAAGCCCGTCGAGAAGCCTGTTGAAAAGCCGGTGGAAAAGATTGCAAAGAAAACTGTCGAAAAGAAAAAAGTCGAGAAAAAGCCTGCGAAAAAGCCGAAGGATGACGATGACTTCAATATCGACGATTTGAATTTGCAGAAGTCGTTTGAAATGCCTAGCCTCAAGGCGGTGAACCCGATTGATATGGACCCGCTGATGCAGGTGTTCCTGGAACGCGCTAAGGCAAAAATCATGAGCAATTTCAATCCGCCGAACGGGCTTACGATTGATCGAGATGCAAAGACTACGGTGCAGTTTACGGTGGAACGTTCGGGCATGATTACGAGCGTATTCCTCAAGCGTTCTTCTTCGAATACTGCTTGGGACCACTTGTCAATGCGTGCCGTGAAAATCTCGAAGTTGCCGGAACTTCCGCCGACGTACAAAGGCGCAAGTCTTGTGTTGCAGTTTAACTTTACGCCGAACTAG
- a CDS encoding PD40 domain-containing protein, translating into MKKIKLLFVFVAMALALPSFAAIDTIAVDVGISVFQTMPIGVVPFEENGQIKWTSEAPHKILTRDANLSGRFEAVPSDKFDLVLFSKKRARQYVTGNATKLSDGKIKLDCYLYAAETKDVLLGESYTVKPYDVRQAVHSFFDKVVYRLFGERGIASTKLAYVSKIDGMKQVVISDYDGFSRRQITRDSSINTMPVWQKGNKGLVYVNFRKQHPNLYAITFGGKETPLFTQYKQTFSPAVNPKTGELLFAVMDGAKTEIYRGDMKTGSAQKFLHLQSNQVSPSWSPFASEVLFTSDRGGSPQVYAVGKDGSDVRRITYMGHYNERASWSPDGDRIVYTSMDDGKMNIYTCALDGTDIIQLTSNAGNNEHPTWSPDGKLIAFASDRGGNYQIYIMRKDGSGVTRITNGAENMSPTWSWFFDEKK; encoded by the coding sequence ATGAAAAAAATAAAATTGCTTTTTGTGTTTGTTGCGATGGCGCTTGCGCTGCCTTCGTTTGCGGCGATTGATACGATTGCTGTGGATGTGGGTATTTCTGTTTTCCAGACGATGCCGATAGGTGTTGTGCCTTTTGAAGAAAATGGACAAATTAAGTGGACGAGCGAAGCTCCGCATAAGATTCTGACGCGTGATGCGAATCTCTCCGGGCGTTTTGAAGCCGTTCCTTCGGATAAGTTTGACTTGGTGCTTTTTAGCAAGAAGCGTGCACGCCAGTATGTGACCGGTAACGCCACGAAACTTTCTGACGGAAAAATCAAGCTCGATTGTTATTTGTATGCCGCTGAAACAAAGGATGTCTTGCTCGGCGAAAGCTATACCGTGAAGCCTTATGACGTGCGTCAGGCGGTTCATTCGTTCTTTGACAAGGTCGTTTATCGCTTGTTCGGTGAACGTGGTATCGCTTCGACAAAGCTTGCTTATGTCTCGAAAATCGATGGTATGAAGCAGGTGGTTATTTCCGATTATGATGGGTTTTCCCGCCGCCAGATTACGCGTGATTCTTCGATTAATACGATGCCCGTTTGGCAAAAAGGCAATAAGGGCTTAGTTTATGTGAACTTCCGCAAACAGCACCCGAACCTCTATGCCATCACGTTTGGCGGTAAAGAAACTCCGCTCTTTACGCAGTACAAGCAGACGTTTAGCCCTGCAGTGAACCCAAAGACCGGTGAACTCCTTTTCGCGGTGATGGATGGGGCAAAAACAGAGATTTATCGCGGTGATATGAAGACTGGCTCTGCTCAGAAATTCTTGCATTTGCAATCGAATCAGGTGAGCCCTTCTTGGAGCCCGTTTGCAAGTGAAGTGCTTTTTACAAGTGACCGCGGCGGTTCTCCGCAGGTTTATGCTGTTGGTAAAGATGGCTCGGATGTAAGGCGCATTACATATATGGGCCATTACAATGAACGTGCGAGCTGGTCTCCGGATGGTGACCGCATTGTCTATACATCGATGGACGATGGCAAAATGAATATTTATACGTGCGCTTTGGATGGAACGGATATTATCCAGCTCACATCGAACGCAGGGAACAATGAACACCCGACTTGGTCGCCGGATGGCAAGCTGATTGCGTTTGCCAGTGACCGTGGCGGCAATTATCAAATTTATATTATGCGTAAAGATGGTAGCGGCGTGACTCGCATTACGAATGGTGCCGAAAATATGTCGCCCACATGGTCTTGGTTTTTTGACGAGAAAAAATAA